A single region of the Lotus japonicus ecotype B-129 chromosome 4, LjGifu_v1.2 genome encodes:
- the LOC130714551 gene encoding pentatricopeptide repeat-containing protein At4g20770 has translation MSSQSQGGKLASLVQSCITKKAVLPGKAVHARIFRLGLSGDTFLSNHLIELYSKCDRITTAHQVFDQIPHRNIFSWNAILSAHCKAHDLPNACRLFLQMPERNTVSLNTLITAMVRGGYQRQALDTYDSFMLHDDGVGARVRPSHITFATVFGACGALLDENCGRRNHGVVIKVGLDSNIYVGNSLLSMYVKCGLHGDAVRVFWDIPEPNEVTFTTMMGGLAQTNQVKEALELFRNMLRKGIPVDSVSLSSILGVCAKGGSGEREKFLSDYSHVQGEQIHALSVKLGFESDLHLSNSLLDMYAKVGDMDSAEKVFVNLNQHSVVSWNIMIAGFGNKCNSERAVEYFQRMQCCGYEPDDVTYINMLTVCVKSEDVKTGRQIFDRMPCPSLTSWNAILSAYNQNADHQEAVTLFRNMQFQCQHPDRTTLAIILSSCAELGLLKAGKQVHAVSQKFGFHDDVYVASSLINVYSKCGKMELSKNVFGKLPELDVVCWNSMIAGFSINSLEQDALFFFKQMRQFGFLPSEFSFATIMSSCAKLSSLFQGQQIHAQIIKDGYIDDMFVGSSLIEMYCKCGDVGGARCFFDMMPGKNIVTWNEMIHGYAQNGYGHEAVCLYKDMISSGEKLDDITFIAVLTACTHSALVDEGVEIFNAMLQKFGMVPKVDHYTCIIDCLSRAGRFQEVEVILDTMPSKDDAIVWEVVLSSCRIHANLNLAKRAAQELYRLNPRNSAPYVLLANMYSSLGRWDDARAIRDLMSHNQIHKDPGYSRSEFMNDAQITL, from the coding sequence ATGTCCTCGCAGTCGCAGGGAGGGAAGTTGGCAAGTCTAGTGCAGTCGTGCATCACCAAGAAAGCCGTGTTACCCGGTAAAGCCGTCCACGCTCGCATCTTCCGCCTCGGCCTCTCCGGCGACACCTTTCTCTCCAACCACCTCATCGAACTCTATTCCAAGTGCGACCGCATCACCACTGCACACCAAGTGTTCGATCAAATTCCTCACAGGAACATCTTCTCATGGAACGCCATTTTGTCTGCTCATTGCAAAGCCCACGACCTGCCAAACGCGTGCCGTTTGTTCCTCCAAATGCCCGAGAGGAACACCGTCTCGTTGAACACCTTAATCACTGCCATGGTACGCGGTGGTTACCAACGCCAGGCGCTCGATACCTATGATTCTTTCATGCTGCATGATGATGGGGTTGGAGCTAGAGTTAGACCCTCCCACATTACATTCGCTACCGTTTTCGGTGCTTGTGGTGCTTTGTTAGATGAAAATTGTGGTAGGAGGAATCACGGGGTTGTGATCAAGGTTGGTCTTGACAGTAATATATACGTGGGAAATTCTCTTTTATCCATGTATGTTAAGTGCGGGCTTCACGGGGATGCTGTTCGTGTTTTTTGGGACATTCCTGAGCCGAATGAGGTTACTTTTACTACAATGATGGGTGGTTTAGCGCAGACGAATCAAGTTAAGGAAGCTTTAGAATTGTTTAGGAACATGTTGAGAAAAGGGATTCCTGTTGATTCTGTTTCGTTGTCCAGCATTTTGGGTGTTTGTGCCAAAGGAGGATCTGGGGAAAGGGAAAAATTTCTCTCTGATTATAGTCATGTACAAGGGGAACAAATACATGCACTCTCGGTTAAACTGGGATTTGAGAGTGACCTCCATTTAAGCAATTCGCTGCTCGACATGTATGCGAAAGTTGGGGACATGGATAGCGCTGAAAAAGTTTTTGTTAATCTGAATCAGCACAGTGTTGTTTCTTGGAATATAATGATTGCTGGGTTTGGGAACAAATGCAACAGTGAGAGAGCTGTTGAGTATTTTCAAAGGATGCAGTGTTGTGGATATGAGCCGGATGATGTTACTTATATTAATATGCTGACAGTGTGTGTGAAGTCTGAGGATGTTAAAACTGGGCGTCAAATATTTGATCGCATGCCGTGCCCGAGTCTGACTTCATGGAATGCCATACTCTCAGCCTATAACCAGAATGCAGATCACCAAGAGGCTGTTACACTGTTTAGAAACATGCAGTTTCAATGCCAACATCCTGATCGGACTACATTGGCCATTATCCTGAGTTCATGTGCTGAGTTGGGACTTCTCAAGGCTGGAAAACAGGTTCATGCAGTTTCTCAGAAGTTTGGATTTCATGACGATGTGTATGTTGCTAGCAGCCTTATTAATGTGTATTCAAAATGTGGGAAAATGGAGTTGTCTAAGAACGTGTTTGGTAAACTTCCTGAACTGGATGTTGTCTGTTGGAACTCAATGATAGCAGGGTTCTCAATCAATTCTCTTGAACAAgatgctttgtttttctttaagcAGATGCGGCAGTTTGGCTTCTTGCCTTCTGAGTTTTCTTTTGCTACCATAATGAGTTCTTGTGCAAAACTTTCTTCCTTATTTCAAGGACAACAGATTCATGCTCAGATCATAAAAGATGGTTATATAGATGATATGTTTGTGGGGAGTTCTCTTATAGAAATGTACTGTAAATGTGGGGATGTAGGTGGAGCTAGATGCTTTTTTGATATGATGCCTGGTAAAAATATTGTGACATGGAATGAAATGATACATGGTTATGCACAGAATGGATATGGTCATGAGGCTGTTTGCCTTTATAAGGACATGATTTCGTCTGGTGAAAAACTGGATGATATTACTTTCATTGCTGTTTTAACTGCTTGTACCCACTCGGCATTGGTTGATGAAGGAGTTGAaatattcaatgcaatgctgCAAAAATTTGGTATGGTGCCAAAGGTGGATCATTATACTTGCATCATAGATTGCCTGAGCCGAGCAGGGAGGTTTCAAGAAGTAGAAGTTATTCTAGACACAATGCCAAGTAAAGATGATGCAATTGTGTGGGAGGTTGTGCTCAGCTCATGCCGTATTCATGCTAACTTGAACTTAGCAAAAAGAGCAGCTCAAGAACTCTATCGACTAAACCCACGCAATTCTGCCCCTTATGTGCTTCTTGCCAACATGTATTCTTCACTGGGAAGGTGGGATGATGCACGGGCTATTAGAGATCTGATGAGTCATAACCAGATCCATAAGGATCCTGGTTATAGTCGGAGTGAGTTCATGAATGACGCTCAAATCACTCTGTAA